Proteins found in one Fulvitalea axinellae genomic segment:
- a CDS encoding RNA polymerase sigma-70 factor, with translation MEKYKNASDRELWTKLREEDPQALDHLIRRHFTALCEFSKYLTHDSHVAEEIVSDVFAQIWFKREQLNITGNVKAYFFTAVKNRSLNFATKPKISKVSIEDSYSTNLHSHMEADSGQRFSELRDAIDSLVEMLPPRRKLIFKMSRYEGLSYREIAKKLEISENTVQNQISEAQKFMASHRSKLMDEDKLVSLAIIAPALLKYIHF, from the coding sequence ATGGAGAAATACAAAAACGCTTCCGACCGCGAGCTATGGACCAAGCTTAGGGAGGAAGACCCACAGGCGCTCGATCACTTGATAAGGCGCCACTTTACGGCTCTTTGCGAATTTTCAAAATACCTCACCCACGACTCCCACGTAGCGGAGGAAATAGTCTCCGACGTGTTTGCCCAAATTTGGTTCAAAAGGGAACAGCTTAACATTACCGGAAATGTGAAAGCCTACTTTTTTACGGCCGTAAAAAACCGGTCCCTGAATTTTGCGACAAAACCCAAAATCAGTAAAGTTTCGATCGAAGACTCTTATTCCACCAACCTCCATTCTCATATGGAAGCCGACAGCGGACAACGTTTTTCCGAATTGCGGGACGCTATCGACTCTTTGGTGGAAATGTTGCCGCCACGTAGAAAGCTCATTTTCAAAATGAGTAGATATGAAGGTCTAAGCTACCGGGAAATAGCGAAAAAGCTCGAAATTTCGGAAAACACCGTACAAAACCAGATCAGCGAAGCCCAAAAGTTTATGGCTTCCCACAGATCCAAACTTATGGATGAGGACAAGCTGGTAAGCCTTGCCATTATAGCCCCCGCATTACTGAAGTATATTCATTTTTAA